From bacterium:
TCATTCCAGATCCTCCTTTTAAATTGAATAAATACGAAAAATGGGCGATGGAGGATTCGAACCTCCGACCTTCGCGATGTCAACGCGACGCTCTAACCAACGCTGAGCTAATCGCCCGTCAGAAATTTATTATAAGACGAATATTACAAATAATCAAACAGTTTTTTACTCCTGCTCTTTTTTGAGTTCGCTCAAGTGTTTTATAAAGTAGTCGCAGGTTTCCCTGTCGATATTACATAGCCTTATTTCCTTTACATAATTTGCCTGATTTTTAAGGAAATCGACACAGGTATCTAAGATGATTTTAGTTCCTCTATCCTTCGGGAATCCGAAAATCCCAGTGCTAATGGCAGGAAGGGAAACCTTTTCGCATCTCAACTCCTCCGCAAGTTTCAATGCACTGAACACTGCACTTCTGAGTTTTTCATCTTCTTTTTCTTCTCCCCATCGGGGACCAACTGCGTGAATCACATATTTTGCCTTTAAACTCCCAGCAGAGGTATAGACTGCGCTTCCTACAGGACAGTATCCAATTTTATCGCTTTCTTCCTGTATCACCTTACCACCCTTTCTTACGATAGCGCCTGCCACACCCCCTCCATGTTTCAAGTAGGAGTTGGCAGCATTGACGATGGCATCGACCTCTTCCTCGGTTATATCACCGAGGACAACGGTTATGTGACGATTGTTGATAGAAAGTCTATCTAATTCCATGCTTTTATTATAAACTTTTATCTAAAAACACGCGTAGAAGTTCACAAATTTTCAGGTTTTTCATTAATTTGACAGTCCTGTCTCCGTATTTTAAAATTACGAAATATAAGGGGGTGTGTATGGTATTTATATTAAATATAGTAATAGGTGCGATGCTGGTCCAGGGACGTATGATGGAAAAACCCGGGACCGTCCTTGCCCGTTCTACTGCAAGTGGATTAATTGTTACATATAACTTCGGTGACATAGGCTATGAGATTGTAGAGATCGAGGGTAGGCATTTCATCAGGTTCAAAACGGAGAATCTTGGCGTTTTTCAAGAACTTGGGAAGCCTGAACTTCCTGCCTGGAGAAATTTTATCGAAGTTCCCTATGGTGCCGATGTAGAGGTCAGGATTTTGGATGTTAAGAAAGAAGTGATTTCTCTGAAAGAGAGAGGAATTGAATTTAAGGTTAAGCCGACGATTCCGCCAGTTCCCAAAATTCCCGGTGCAAAACCACAGCTGGTTATGGATGAAAAGGCATACTCATCTTCGGAATATTATCCTGTGAAGTTTGCTGATGCAACTTACGCTGGCCTATTAAGAGGACACAATCTTTATACCCTAAATATCTATCCTGTTAGATATTCGCCACTTAAAGATGAACTCGAAGTCGTAACGAGCATAACGGTGGAGGTTATATTTAAGGGTGGAAACTTAGCTGAAACTTACCGGAACCTTGAAAGACTTTATTCACCTTACTTCGACTATTCCCTTTCTAAAAAAATTTTGAACTATTCCACTTTTAACTTTAAAGGTAACCCGGCGTTACCGGTAGTTTACCTTATTGTTACACCGGCGGAGTGGGTGGATAGTCTTCAGCCCCTTATTGAATGGAATAAATATAAAGGTTACGATGTTAGGGTTGCTACGATACCCGGTGACATACCTGCGGGTGATACTATAAATGTTAGAAACTATTTACAGAATGCATATCTCAACTGGCCTGTTCCCCCAACCTTTATAGTGTTGGTTGGTGACGTTGACAGGATAGATTACTTTAGAAGTAGTGAGGCTGATAATCCTGCCAACGATTTGAAGTATGAAGATCTGGATACTGATGAAGTGGAATATTTCCCTGATGTATACTTGGGAAGACTTTCGGTTTCAAATATTACTCAGCTTGGCTACATTGTAAGAAAGACTGTGAGGTATGAACAGGTACTTTGGTCTTATGGAACTGAATGGGCTAAAAAGGCATTCTTTATTGCTTCTGCAGACTCATACAATCACGGAGTTGCTGAGGGGACGAATAACTATTGTATCCAGCTGGTAAGAGAACATGGTATGCTTGCAGACAGCTTATACGCTTATTACACTTCCAATTCGCCCACTATAATTACCAGTGCCATCAATGAGGGTAGAAGTCTTGTGACCTACACTGGCCATGGTTCGGAAACTGGATGGTCAGACTATAATGGACTTAGCTACAGTGTCAGTGATATTTACAATAATCTAACTAATGAAGATAAATATGTATTTGTTCAAACCTATGCATGCCTGACTGGTTCATATGCCACAGTGGCCGAATGTTTTTCCGAAGCCTGGATCAGGGCTCCGCAGAAGGGTGGGGTTGCCTCTATGGCATCTTCCGTAACTTCCTACTGGGATGA
This genomic window contains:
- a CDS encoding macro domain-containing protein, with protein sequence MELDRLSINNRHITVVLGDITEEEVDAIVNAANSYLKHGGGVAGAIVRKGGKVIQEESDKIGYCPVGSAVYTSAGSLKAKYVIHAVGPRWGEEKEDEKLRSAVFSALKLAEELRCEKVSLPAISTGIFGFPKDRGTKIILDTCVDFLKNQANYVKEIRLCNIDRETCDYFIKHLSELKKEQE
- a CDS encoding C25 family cysteine peptidase — encoded protein: MVFILNIVIGAMLVQGRMMEKPGTVLARSTASGLIVTYNFGDIGYEIVEIEGRHFIRFKTENLGVFQELGKPELPAWRNFIEVPYGADVEVRILDVKKEVISLKERGIEFKVKPTIPPVPKIPGAKPQLVMDEKAYSSSEYYPVKFADATYAGLLRGHNLYTLNIYPVRYSPLKDELEVVTSITVEVIFKGGNLAETYRNLERLYSPYFDYSLSKKILNYSTFNFKGNPALPVVYLIVTPAEWVDSLQPLIEWNKYKGYDVRVATIPGDIPAGDTINVRNYLQNAYLNWPVPPTFIVLVGDVDRIDYFRSSEADNPANDLKYEDLDTDEVEYFPDVYLGRLSVSNITQLGYIVRKTVRYEQVLWSYGTEWAKKAFFIASADSYNHGVAEGTNNYCIQLVREHGMLADSLYAYYTSNSPTIITSAINEGRSLVTYTGHGSETGWSDYNGLSYSVSDIYNNLTNEDKYVFVQTYACLTGSYATVAECFSEAWIRAPQKGGVASMASSVTSYWDEDDILQRRVFDEWFDSGYVWVKGAINEGKFELYRYYSGGGRTKRYYQMYNLMGDPSIYVWTSEPKPLSINYPAVVPMGPSQVQITVTEQSTGLPVSGALVSAVQKSSDGELSLFDAQYTGSDGIATLDISPVTPDTVFFTVTGHNLWPQKVYAIPSSSGPYVTYRTSYISEIAGNGNNRVNPGETIRLYVM